The Kitasatospora albolonga nucleotide sequence GGCCCCGTACGGCCTGAACCGCCGTTCTCCACCGACTGAACCACCGCCCCGCACCCCCCTGTACCAGGCCCGCACCCCCTGTACCAGGCCCGCCCCGCCCGGGGCGGGCCCGGGCGGGGGCCGCACATTCCCGTTCCCCCGGCGCCCCCCCCACGACCCGGGAGACACACCCCAGGACAGACCTGCCGACCCTTCCCGGAACCAAGGAGCGCACCGTGCCAGCAGCAGCCCCACCCGACGCCCCGGGCGTCCGCTCGACCCTGCCCTCGCTCACGGGGCTGCGTTTCGTCGCGGCCTTCATCGTCCTCATCTCGCACACCGGCTACCTGTTCTTCATGGGCGCCCGTCCCGAGGACAACTACGCGGACTACCTGTTCGTGGTCGGATCGCTGGGGCTGACGTTCTTCTTCGTCCTCAGCGGATTCATCCTCACCTGGGTCGCCCGGGAGGACGACACCCGCCGCCTCTTCTGGCGCCGGCGGCTGGTGAAGATCTTCCCCAACCACCTCGTCACCCTCGCCGCCACCGTCGTCCTGATGATCATCAGCGGTGTCGCCGTCACCGTCGAGAACACCCTGCCGTCGGTCTTCCTGCTCCAGAGCTTCTTCCCGATGCAGGAGGTGATCCAGGGCCACGGCATCAACTCGCCCGCCTGGTCCCTCACGTGTGAGCTGCTGTTCTACCTCTGCTTCCCGCTGCTGCTGCCCCTGATCCGCCGCATCCGCGACAACCGCCTGTGGCTGTGGGCGGGCGGCTTCACCCTCGCCGTCCTCGCTATGCCCTTCGTCGCCCAGCTCCTGCCCGACCAGCCCGTCATGTGGTGGGGCGGGGACATGTCGTGGTGGCAGTACTGGTTCGTCTACCACTTCCCGGTCACCCGCATGCTGGAGTTCGTCCTCGGCATCCTGATGGCGCAGATCGTCCTGCGCGGCCGCTGGATCGGCCTGCCGCTCGGCTGGGCCGCCCTCCTGGCCGTCGCCGCCTACGGTGTGACGACCCAGCTCCCCGACGTGTTCGCCTGGATGTCGCTGAGCGCGCTGCCGCTCGCCCTGGTGATCGCCGCCGCGGCCACCGCCGACGTACGGGGCCGGCGCACCGGCTTCGGCGGCCGGACGATGGTGTGGCTCGGCGAGATCTCCTTCGCGCTGTACATCGTCCACTACCTCGTCCTCTACTACGGGCCCGTGCGCGCCGTCGACCCGATGCACGGGATGGAGACCTGGAGCTTCGTCGAGGCGGTGGGCGACGTCGCCCTGACCATCGGGATCAGCCTGGTCCTCGCCTGGCTCCTGTACACCTTCGTGGAGCGTCCGGCGATGCGCCGCTGGAGCCGCCCCGCCGCCGACACCGCCGTACGGTCCGGGCAGCGCCCGCCCGGCGGCCCCGCTCCCGCCCCCGTCCCGGCCGCCGCCCCCACCCCCACCCCCACCCCCGCTCCCGTCCCGGCCGAGAAGCCGGAGCCCGTACAGCGCAAGGAACCCACCCTGCTCCAGTGACCCACCCGCCCGGCAGCCCACCGCCCGCCCGGCCCGCCGGGCGCCGCACCCACGCACACACCCGCCACGCCGCAGGGGCACCGACCCGCCCCTGCGGCGTGGCGCGACGACTCACCGAGGAGCACCCATGACGCCCCCCATCACCCCGTTCCGCGTCGGAGTGACGGACGCGCAGCTGGACGACCTCAGGGCCCGGCTCGCCCACACCCGCTGGCCGGAACGCGAAACGGTCGACGACTGGTCCCAGGGGCTGCCCCTGGCGTACGCCCAGGAGCTGTGCGCGTACTGGAGGGACCACTACGACTGGCGGGCCACCGAGGCCCGGCTCAACCTGATCCCCCAGTTCCGTACGGAGATCGACGGACTCGGCATCCACTTCCTGCACGCCAGGTCCCCGCACCCGCAGGCCGTGCCGCTGCTGCTCACCCACGGCTGGCCGGGCTCCGTGGTGGAGTTCCTCGACCTGATCCGCCCCCTCACCGAACCCGACGACCCGGCGGACGCCTTCCACGTGGTCTGCCCCTCGCTGCCCGGCTTCGGCTTCAGCGACCGGCCGGCCGCCCACGGCTGGACGGCGGAGCGGACTGCCACTGCCTGGCACACCCTCATGGAACGTCTGGGATACGGGAGTTACGCGGCGCACGGCGTCGACTGGGGCTCCTTCATCACCACGATCATGGGCGAGCAGGACCGGGGCGCGCTGCTCGGCATCCATGTCGCGATGCCCTTCGCCCGCCCGCCCCAGGAGCAGGTTGAACTCGACGAGCGCGATCTCGCGGGCCTGGCACGGATGAAGCAGTTCAAGGAGCAGGAGGGCGGCTACTCCGTCATCCAGACCACCCGCCCCCAGACCCTCGGCTACGGTCTGACCGACTCGCCCGCAGGCCAACTGGCCTGGATGACGGAGAAGTACTGGGCCTGGAGCGACCACGACGGCGATCTGGAGAAGGCGATCCCCCGGGACCGGCTCCTCGACGCGGTCAGCGTCGCCTGGTTCGCCGGGACCGCCGCCTCGTCCGCCCGGATCTACTGGGAGAGCCAGAACCGGATGGCGCTCGGCGAGGTCCCCGTACCGGCCGCCGTCGCCAACTACCCCAAGGACGGCCGGATGCCGCGCCCCTGGATCGAGGGGCGGTTCACCGATCTGCGCAGCTGGGCGGAGTACGACAGGGGCGGGCACTTCCCCGCGCTGGAGGACCCCGAACGGCTCGTCGGTGACCTGCGGGACTTCTTCCGGGACCTGCGCCCGTAGCGGGCAACGTACGGGCGGACCACGGCTGTTCGAGCGGTTCGAGCGGGAGTCCAGCGGGCCGCCCTACGCTGCTGATATGGGCGAATCACACACCATCAGGATCGTCGGCGCACGCGAGCACAACCTCAAGGACGTCTCCCTGGAGATCCCGAAGAACACCCTCACGGTGTTCACCGGCGTCTCGGGATCGGGCAAGTCGTCCCTCGTCTTCGACACCGTCGCCGTGGAGGCGCAGCGGCAGCTTAACGCCACCTACAGCTGGTTCGTACGCAACCAGCTGCCGAAGTACGAGAGGCCGCACGCCGACGTCATCGAGAACCTCTCCGCCCCCGTCGTCGTGGACCAGAAGCCGGTGGGCGGCAACAGCCGTTCGACGGTGGGCACGATGACGGACATCTACTCGGTGATCCGGGCGCTGTTCGCACGCCACGGCACACCGTCGAGCGGCCTCGTCTCCCTGTACTCCTTCAACGACCCCAAGGGCATGTGCCCCGAGTGCGAGGGGCTGGGCAAGGTCCAGCGCATCGACCCCGACCGGGTGGTGGACCGGACGAGGTCCCTGGACGAGGGCGCCATCCTGGTGCCCTGGTACCGGGTGGGCAGCCCCGAATGGCAGCTGTACGCGACCTCGGGGCGGCTCGACCCGGCAAAGACGCTCGCCGACTACACGCCCGAGGAGTGGCACACCCTCCTGCACGGCAGCGGCGGCCCGAAGGTGAAGCTGACGACGAAGAACAGCTCCCTCGACGTGAACTACGAGGGGCTGGTCGACCGCGTCACCCGCCTCAACCTCAAGCGTGACGTCAGCACGATGAGCGAGAAGAACCGCGAGGCCATCTCCGCGTTCATCACCGAGCAGCGGTGCCCGGCCTGCGACGGCGCCCGGCTCGGCCCGGCGGCGCTCGCCACCCGTATCGACGGGCTCTCCATCGCCGACTGGTGCCGGATGGAGATCGGCGACCTCATCGGCGTCATCTCCCGTATCGACGACCCGGTCGCCGCACCGATCGCCGCCGCCGCCCGCGCGGCCCTGGAACGCGTCGCGGAGATCGGCCTCGGCTACCTCAGCCTGGACCGGGCCACCCCCACGCTCTCCGGGGGCGAGGGACAGCGGCTCAAACTGGTCCGCCACCTGGGCAGCACCCTCACCGGTATGACGTACCTCTTCGACGAGCCCAGCACCGGACTGCACCCCCGGGACGTCGGCCGGCTCGGCGACCTGCTGCGGGCCCTGCGCGACCAGGGCAACACGGTCCTCGTTGTCGAGCACGACCCCGACGTGATCGCGATGGCCGACCACATCGTCGATGTGGGCCCGCGCGCCGGGGTGCACGGCGGCGAGATCGTCTTCCAGGGCTCCTACGAGGAGCTGCGCACCGCCGACACTCTCACGGGGCGCGGGCTGCGCGCCGCGGCGCAGCCGCGCACCCGGTTCCGCGAGCCCCGGGGCAAGCTGGCCGTCGAGAACGCCACCGTGCACAACCTCAAGAACGTCTCGGTCACCGTTCCGACGGGTGTCCTCACCGTCGTCACCGGCGTCGCGGGCTCAGGAAAGAGCTCCCTGATCTCCGAGGCGTTCATGAGCGCCCACCCCGAGTCGATCTACGTCGACCAGTCACCGATCGCCGCCTCCTCCCGCTCCACCCCCGCGACGTACCTCGGGGTGATGGACCCGCTGCGGAAGCTGTTCGCCAAGACGAACAACGTGGCCCCCGGCCTGTTCAGCGCCAACTCCGCCGGGGCGTGCGAGGACTGCCAGGGGCGGGGGGCGGTCATCACTGAGATCGCGTACATGGACCCGGTCACCGCACACTGCGAGACGTGCGACGGCCGCCGCTTCAAGGACGAGGTGCTCGCCCACACGGTGCGCGGCAAATCCATCGCGGACGTGCTGGAGATGTCGGCGGAGGACGCCGTCGCCTTCTTCGAGGAGAAGACCCTCAGGGACAAGACCCGGGCCCTTGTCGAGGTCGGTCTCGGCTACCTCACCATCGGCCAGCCGCTCAGCACCCTCTCCGGCGGCGAGCGCCAACGCATCAAGCTGGCAGTGCAGTTGAACCGCTCGGGCAGCGTCTACGTACTCGACGAGCCCACGACGGGCCTGCACATGTCGGACGTGGCCACGCTGGTACGGCTCCTGGACACCCTGGTCGACCAGGGCAACACCGTGGTGGTCGTGGAACACAACCTCGACGTCGTCAAGGAGGCCGACTGGATCATCGACCTGGGCCCCGAGGGCGGCAAGGGCGGCGGCGAGATCGTCTTCACCGGGACGCCGGAGGAGCTCCTGTCCGCGACGGGTTCCGGCTCCCTGACCGGCGAGCACCTGCGGCGCTATCTGGGCGCCGCCGGGGTGTAGGAGTCCCTGGAGATGGTGAGGGGCCGGTGCTCAGGCACCGGCCCCTCACTGTTCCGCCAAGTGGTCTGGTTTCAGCGGGCGTTGAAGTACTTGGCTTCGGGGTGGTGGATGACGAGGGCGTCGGTGGACTGTTCGGGGTGGAGCTGGAATTCCTCGGAGAGTTCGACGCCGATGCGCTCCGGCTGGAGGAGGTCGGCGATCTTGGCGCGGTCTTCGAGGTCGGGGCAGGCGCCGTAGCCGAGGGAGAAGCGTGCACCGCGGTATTTGAGGGCGAACATGTCCTCGACGTCGGTGGGGTCTTCGGCGGCGAAGCCGAGTTCGCTGCGGACGCGGGCGTGCCAGTACTCGGCGAGGGCTTCGGCGAGCTGGACGGAGAGGCCGTGGAGTTCGAGGTAGTCGCGGTAGGAGTTGGCGGCGAAGAGTTCGGCGGTGGCTTCGCCGATGCGGGAGCCGACGGTGACGACCTGGAGGCCGATGACGTCGGTTTCGCCGGATTCTTCGGGGCGGAAGAAGTCGGCGAGGCAGAGGCGGCGGCCGCGGCGTTGGCGGGGGAAGGTGAAGCGGGTGCGTTCGGAGCCGTCCTCGTGGAGGAGGATGAGGTCTTCGCCCTTGGAGACGCAGGGGAAGTAGCCGTAGACGACGGCGGCTTCGAGGAGGTTGTTGGACTGGAGGTGGTCGAGCCAGCCGCGCAGGTGGGGGCGGCCCTCGGTCTCGACCAGTTCTTCGTAGGTGGGTCCGTCGCCGGTCCTGGCCTGCTTCAGGCCCCACTGGCCCTTGAACAGGGCGCCCTCGTCCAGCCAGGAGGCGTACTCCTTCAGCGGGATGCCCTTGATCACCCGAGTACCCCAGAACGGCGGCTCGGGAACCGGGTTGGTCGTGGAGACGTCGGAGCGGCCGGCAGGGTCCTCGGGTTCGGTCAGGTGGAGGAGCGGGTCGGTAGTGCGTTGCGGGACGCGCCGCTGTTTGAGTGCGGGGAGAGTGGCGCCGGGGACACCGCGTTTGACCGCTATCAGGGCGTCCATGAGGCGCAGGCCCTCGAACGCGTCGCGGGCGTAGCGGACTTCACCGTCGTAGATCTCGTGGAGGTCCTGCTCGACGTAGGCCCGGGTGAGGGCGGCGCCGCCGAGGATGACGGGGTAGTCGGCGGCCATCTTGCGCTGGTTGAGCTCCTGGAGGTTCTCCTTCATGATCACGGTGGATTTGACGAGGAGGCCGGACATGCCGATGACGTCGGCGCGGTGTTCCTCTGCGGCTTCGA carries:
- a CDS encoding epoxide hydrolase — protein: MTPPITPFRVGVTDAQLDDLRARLAHTRWPERETVDDWSQGLPLAYAQELCAYWRDHYDWRATEARLNLIPQFRTEIDGLGIHFLHARSPHPQAVPLLLTHGWPGSVVEFLDLIRPLTEPDDPADAFHVVCPSLPGFGFSDRPAAHGWTAERTATAWHTLMERLGYGSYAAHGVDWGSFITTIMGEQDRGALLGIHVAMPFARPPQEQVELDERDLAGLARMKQFKEQEGGYSVIQTTRPQTLGYGLTDSPAGQLAWMTEKYWAWSDHDGDLEKAIPRDRLLDAVSVAWFAGTAASSARIYWESQNRMALGEVPVPAAVANYPKDGRMPRPWIEGRFTDLRSWAEYDRGGHFPALEDPERLVGDLRDFFRDLRP
- a CDS encoding daunorubicin resistance protein DrrC, which encodes MGESHTIRIVGAREHNLKDVSLEIPKNTLTVFTGVSGSGKSSLVFDTVAVEAQRQLNATYSWFVRNQLPKYERPHADVIENLSAPVVVDQKPVGGNSRSTVGTMTDIYSVIRALFARHGTPSSGLVSLYSFNDPKGMCPECEGLGKVQRIDPDRVVDRTRSLDEGAILVPWYRVGSPEWQLYATSGRLDPAKTLADYTPEEWHTLLHGSGGPKVKLTTKNSSLDVNYEGLVDRVTRLNLKRDVSTMSEKNREAISAFITEQRCPACDGARLGPAALATRIDGLSIADWCRMEIGDLIGVISRIDDPVAAPIAAAARAALERVAEIGLGYLSLDRATPTLSGGEGQRLKLVRHLGSTLTGMTYLFDEPSTGLHPRDVGRLGDLLRALRDQGNTVLVVEHDPDVIAMADHIVDVGPRAGVHGGEIVFQGSYEELRTADTLTGRGLRAAAQPRTRFREPRGKLAVENATVHNLKNVSVTVPTGVLTVVTGVAGSGKSSLISEAFMSAHPESIYVDQSPIAASSRSTPATYLGVMDPLRKLFAKTNNVAPGLFSANSAGACEDCQGRGAVITEIAYMDPVTAHCETCDGRRFKDEVLAHTVRGKSIADVLEMSAEDAVAFFEEKTLRDKTRALVEVGLGYLTIGQPLSTLSGGERQRIKLAVQLNRSGSVYVLDEPTTGLHMSDVATLVRLLDTLVDQGNTVVVVEHNLDVVKEADWIIDLGPEGGKGGGEIVFTGTPEELLSATGSGSLTGEHLRRYLGAAGV